The proteins below come from a single Balaenoptera ricei isolate mBalRic1 chromosome 17, mBalRic1.hap2, whole genome shotgun sequence genomic window:
- the MED30 gene encoding mediator of RNA polymerase II transcription subunit 30 isoform X5, with product MSTPPLAASGMAPGPFAGPQAQQAAREVNTASLCRIGQETVQDIVYRTMEIFQLLRNMQLPNGVTYHTGTYQDRLAKLQDHLRQLSILFRKLRLVYDKCNENCGGMDPIPVEQLIPYVEEDGSKNDDRAGPPRFASEERREIAEVNKTVKARRMNEKGLPRCQQQSSG from the exons ATGTCCACCCCTCCGTTGGCGGCGTCGGGGATGGCGCCCGGGCCCTTCGCCGGGCCCCAGGCCCAGCAGGCGGCCCGGGAGGTCAACACCGCATCGCTCTGCCGGATCGGGCAGGAGACGGTCCAGGACATCGTGTACCGCACCATGGAGATCTTCCAGCTCCTGAGGAACatgcag CTGCCAAACGGTGTCACTTACCATACTGGAACATATCAAGACCGCTTAGCAAAGCTACAGGATCATCTTCGCCAACTCTCTATTCTCTTCAGGAAGCTGAGATTGGTCTATGATAAATGCAATGAAAACTGCGGCGGGATGGATCCCATTCCAGTAGAG CAACTTATTCCATACGTGGAAGAAGATGGCTCAAAGAATGATGACCGGGCCGGCCCACCTCGTTTTGCTAGTGAAGAGAGGCGAGAAATTGCTGAAGTCAATAAA ACAGTAAAAGCAAGACGGATGAACGAAAAGGGCTTGCCAAGGTGCCAGCAACAGTCCAG tggttaa
- the MED30 gene encoding mediator of RNA polymerase II transcription subunit 30 isoform X6, with product MSTPPLAASGMAPGPFAGPQAQQAAREVNTASLCRIGQETVQDIVYRTMEIFQLLRNMQLPNGVTYHTGTYQDRLAKLQDHLRQLSILFRKLRLVYDKCNENCGGMDPIPVEQLIPYVEEDGSKNDDRAGPPRFASEERREIAEVNKTVKARRMNEKGLPRCQQQSSY from the exons ATGTCCACCCCTCCGTTGGCGGCGTCGGGGATGGCGCCCGGGCCCTTCGCCGGGCCCCAGGCCCAGCAGGCGGCCCGGGAGGTCAACACCGCATCGCTCTGCCGGATCGGGCAGGAGACGGTCCAGGACATCGTGTACCGCACCATGGAGATCTTCCAGCTCCTGAGGAACatgcag CTGCCAAACGGTGTCACTTACCATACTGGAACATATCAAGACCGCTTAGCAAAGCTACAGGATCATCTTCGCCAACTCTCTATTCTCTTCAGGAAGCTGAGATTGGTCTATGATAAATGCAATGAAAACTGCGGCGGGATGGATCCCATTCCAGTAGAG CAACTTATTCCATACGTGGAAGAAGATGGCTCAAAGAATGATGACCGGGCCGGCCCACCTCGTTTTGCTAGTGAAGAGAGGCGAGAAATTGCTGAAGTCAATAAA ACAGTAAAAGCAAGACGGATGAACGAAAAGGGCTTGCCAAGGTGCCAGCAACAGTCCAG ctactga
- the MED30 gene encoding mediator of RNA polymerase II transcription subunit 30 isoform X4, translating to MSTPPLAASGMAPGPFAGPQAQQAAREVNTASLCRIGQETVQDIVYRTMEIFQLLRNMQLPNGVTYHTGTYQDRLAKLQDHLRQLSILFRKLRLVYDKCNENCGGMDPIPVEQLIPYVEEDGSKNDDRAGPPRFASEERREIAEVNKKLKQKNQQLKQIMDQLRNLIWDINAMLAMRN from the exons ATGTCCACCCCTCCGTTGGCGGCGTCGGGGATGGCGCCCGGGCCCTTCGCCGGGCCCCAGGCCCAGCAGGCGGCCCGGGAGGTCAACACCGCATCGCTCTGCCGGATCGGGCAGGAGACGGTCCAGGACATCGTGTACCGCACCATGGAGATCTTCCAGCTCCTGAGGAACatgcag CTGCCAAACGGTGTCACTTACCATACTGGAACATATCAAGACCGCTTAGCAAAGCTACAGGATCATCTTCGCCAACTCTCTATTCTCTTCAGGAAGCTGAGATTGGTCTATGATAAATGCAATGAAAACTGCGGCGGGATGGATCCCATTCCAGTAGAG CAACTTATTCCATACGTGGAAGAAGATGGCTCAAAGAATGATGACCGGGCCGGCCCACCTCGTTTTGCTAGTGAAGAGAGGCGAGAAATTGCTGAAGTCAATAAA AAACTCAAACAGAAGAATCAACAGCTGAAGCAAATTATGGATCAATTACGAAATCTCATCTGGGATATAAATGCCATGTTAGCAATGAGGAACTAA
- the MED30 gene encoding mediator of RNA polymerase II transcription subunit 30 isoform X3: protein MSTPPLAASGMAPGPFAGPQAQQAAREVNTASLCRIGQETVQDIVYRTMEIFQLLRNMQLPNGVTYHTGTYQDRLAKLQDHLRQLSILFRKLRLVYDKCNENCGGMDPIPVEQLIPYVEEDGSKNDDRAGPPRFASEERREIAEVNKTVKARRMNEKGLPRCQQQSRERGKRSQLALTLG from the exons ATGTCCACCCCTCCGTTGGCGGCGTCGGGGATGGCGCCCGGGCCCTTCGCCGGGCCCCAGGCCCAGCAGGCGGCCCGGGAGGTCAACACCGCATCGCTCTGCCGGATCGGGCAGGAGACGGTCCAGGACATCGTGTACCGCACCATGGAGATCTTCCAGCTCCTGAGGAACatgcag CTGCCAAACGGTGTCACTTACCATACTGGAACATATCAAGACCGCTTAGCAAAGCTACAGGATCATCTTCGCCAACTCTCTATTCTCTTCAGGAAGCTGAGATTGGTCTATGATAAATGCAATGAAAACTGCGGCGGGATGGATCCCATTCCAGTAGAG CAACTTATTCCATACGTGGAAGAAGATGGCTCAAAGAATGATGACCGGGCCGGCCCACCTCGTTTTGCTAGTGAAGAGAGGCGAGAAATTGCTGAAGTCAATAAA ACAGTAAAAGCAAGACGGATGAACGAAAAGGGCTTGCCAAGGTGCCAGCAACAGTCCAG